A single region of the Brachypodium distachyon strain Bd21 chromosome 3, Brachypodium_distachyon_v3.0, whole genome shotgun sequence genome encodes:
- the LOC100839836 gene encoding uncharacterized protein LOC100839836, translating into MEEGPPKATMLARAIQLADEVAKQCAAARCFRSECGDLKLRADELAALLHQAARAWGPDPYGYDRPATWITWWATQALADASALAARCAHGHHPRLRSLFKLSSPAAGDFPRTAAFLDTALQDVAWLLRFSAAHAGADEDGGLRGIPNIALSLGEGKALFLIWDYVARLHTGGLAARADSAASLASLAGDTPQFAKLIVEEDGIRPLLGLLKEGTDEGQEAAARALGLLGRDAESVEKLVQAGICPAFTAVLKAPAPMHVQAAVAEAIAALADRSPACREQFTQNNAVRYLVGLLASGSGGRGARDAEEDDPELKARLQAVAAKSLWMLGGGHLGVCKSGTESRSQLCFAVVLENGDSGVCSLVASRV; encoded by the coding sequence ATGGAGGAGGGGCCGCCGAAAGCGACGATGCTGGCGCGGGCGATCCAGCTCGCGGACGAGGTGGCCAAGCAATGCGCCGCCGCGCGATGCTTCCGGAGCGAGTGCGGCGACCTCAAGCTCCGTGCcgacgagctcgccgcccTGCTCCACCAGGCGGCACGCGCCTGGGGCCCTGACCCCTATGGCTATGACCGCCCCGCCACGTGGATTACGTGGTgggcaacgcaggcgctcgcCGACGCCTCGGCGCTCGCGGCGCGGTGCGCGCACGGCCACCACCCGCGGCTCCGGAGCCTCTTCAAGCTCAGCAGCCCCGCCGCGGGGGATTTCCCGCgcaccgccgccttcctcgACACCGCGCTCCAGGACGTCGCCTGGCTGCTCCGCTTCTCCGCGGCCCACGCCGGTGCcgacgaagacggcggccTCCGCGGGATCCCCAACATCGCGCTCTCGCTGGGCGAGGGCAAGGCGCTGTTCCTTATCTGGGACTACGTCGCGAGGCTCCACACCGGCGGCCTCGCCGCGCGGGCCGactccgccgccagccttgCCTCGCTCGCGGGCGACACCCCGCAGTTCGCCAAGCTcatcgtcgaggaggacggcaTTCGGCCTCTGCTCGGGCTGCTCAAGGAAGGCACCGACGAGGGGCAggaggccgccgcgcgcgcgctcgGGCTGCTCGGCCGCGACGCCGAGAGCGTCGAGAAGCTCGTGCAGGCCGGGATCTGTCCGGCGTTCACCGCCGTGTTaaaggcgccggcgccgatgcACGTGCAGGCCGCTGTCGCCGAGGCAATCGCCGCGCTGGCCGACCGGAGCCCGGCTTGCCGAGAGCAGTTCACGCAGAACAACGCTGTTCGGTATCTTGTTGGCCTCCTCGCGTCTGGGTCAGGTGGCCGTGGTGCTCGCGACGCGGAAGAAGACGACCCTGAGCTCAAGGCGCGCTTGCAGGCCGTGGCGGCGAAATCTCTGTGGATGCTCGGGGGTGGTCATCTTGGAGTCTGCAAGAGCGGTACAGAGTCGCGTTCGCAGCTTTGCTTCGCCGTGGTCCTTGAGAATGGTGATAGCGGTGTCTGTTCACTTGTTGCTTCCCGAGTTTGA
- the LOC100840440 gene encoding uncharacterized protein LOC100840440: protein MGEGAKMLVRPIQLADEVAKQCAAARCFRTECGDLQARADKLAALLRQAARADLYDRPAARIMAGATQALAKASALAARCAHGHPRLRRLFTLSPAAGFPRTAALLDTAIEDVAWLLRISSAQAGADGDGDGDGDLRGLPNIAQNEPILFLIWDHVARLHTGGLAARADSAANLASLARDSQHFAKLIIEEDGIPPLLRLLKEGTDDGQEAAVRALGLLGCDPESVDKLVQAGICSAFTAALKEPPMRVQAAVAEAIATLAERSPTCQELFAQNNAVRYLVGHLASGTIQEHSRYSVGSKSSTAAPTHMTSLHSVVLAKTLSSRHSGDFGTSVADEPSRVSTVSKAELDMKRNQMQSVVQSAMAAKTKTNGSLVPPFRPQLGTSGSSGRAARDVEDPDLRARLKAMAAKALWMLARGRLGVCKSITESRALLCFAVLLEKGDGGMGTNMQFFSAMAIMEIARVAEHNLALRQSAFKPSSPAAKAVVEQLLHIVRKGDYDELLLPCITALGCLARTFTASETRMIAPLVQLLDEREPPVIKEAVLALTKFACNDNHLHVNHCKAIVDDGGARHLVQLVYLGDEVQIEALILLCYIASHVPESEELAQAGVLAVLLWASKQQYMVQDVRVEALLPEAKARLELFQSRASR from the coding sequence ATGGGGGAGGGGGCGAAGATGCTGGTGCGGCCGATCCAGCTTGCGGACGAGGTGGCCAAGCAGTGCGCCGCGGCGCGGTGCTTCCGGACCGAGTGCGGCGACCTCCAGGCCCGTGCCGACAAACTCGCCGCGCTGCTCCGCCAGGCCGCGCGCGCGGACCTCTATGACCGCCCCGCCGCGCGGATTATGGCGGGGGCCACGCAGGCGCTCGCCAAGGCCTCGGCGCTAGCGGCGCGCTGCGCGCACGGCCACCCCCGGCTCCGGAGGCTCTTCACGCTCAGCCCCGCTGCCGGGTTCCCGCGCACCGCCGCGCTGCTCGACACCGCAATCGAGGACGTCGCCTGGCTGCTCCGCATCTCCTCGGCCcaagccggcgccgacggggacggggacggcgacggcgacctgCGCGGGCTCCCCAACATCGCGCAGAACGAGCCCATACTCTTCCTTATCTGGGACCATGTCGCGAGGCTCCACACCGGCGGCCTCGCCGCGCGGGCCGACTCCGCCGCCAACCTTGCCTCGCTCGCCCGAGACAGCCAGCACTTCGCCAAGCTCATCATCGAAGAGGACGGCATACCACCGCTGCTCAGGCTGCTCAAGGAGGGCACGGACGATGGACAGGAGGCTGCTGTGCGCGCGCTCGGGCTGCTCGGCTGCGACCCCGAGAGCGTTGACAAGCTCGTGCAGGCTGGGATTTGTTCGGCCTTCACCGCCGCACTAAAGGAGCCGCCGATGCGCGTGCAGGCTGCTGTTGCTGAGGCTATCGCCACGCTCGCTGAGCGGAGTCCGACATGCCAGGAGCTCTTCGCGCAGAACAACGCTGTTCGTTATCTTGTTGGCCACCTTGCATCCGGGACCATCCAGGAGCACAGCAGGTACTCCGTCGGCTCTAAGAGTAGCACTGCGGCCCCAACACACATGACATCGCTCCACTCCGTCGTGCTTGCCAAGACACTGAGCTCGCGTCACAGCGGTGACTTCGGCACATCTGTTGCTGACGAGCCATCCAGAGTGTCTACCGTCTCCAAAGCTGAACTAGACATGAAAAGGAACCAAATGCAGTCGGTGGTGCAGTCTGCAATGGCTGCCAAGACAAAGACAAATGGGTCGTTGGTTCCACCCTTCAGGCCACAGCTGGGCACCAGTGGCTCTAGTGGCCGCGCTGCTCGTGATGTGGAAGACCCTGATCTCAGGGCGCGCTTGAAGGCTATGGCAGCGAAAGCTCTATGGATGCTCGCACGTGGTCGTCTTGGAGTCTGCAAGAGCATTACAGAGTCGCGTGcgctgctttgctttgctgtgCTCCTTGAGAAGGGTGATGGTGGTATGGGCACTAACATGCAGTTCTTCTCAGCGATGGCAATTATGGAGATTGCCCGTGTCGCTGAGCACAACCTTGCGCTGCGGCAGTCGGCCTTCAAACCCAGCTCGCCGGCAGCCAAGGCTGTCGTTGAGCAGCTGTTACACATTGTCCGCAAGGGTGACTATGATGAACTCCTGCTTCCGTGCATCACTGCTCTTGGTTGCCTTGCGCGGACATTCACAGCGAGTGAGACCCGGATGATTGCACCACTTGTGCAGCTGCTAGACGAGCGTGAACCTCCGGTCATCAAGGAAGCTGTGCTTGCACTCACCAAGTTTGCGTGCAATGACAACCACCTACATGTTAACCACTGCAAGGCCATTGTGGATGATGGTGGTGCACGCCACCTTGTTCAGCTGGTTTACCTTGGTGATGAGGTGCAGATCGAGGCGCTGATACTGCTATGTTACATTGCATCGCACGTGCCAGAGAGTGAGGAGCTTGCGCAGGCTGGGGTGCTCGCTGTGCTTCTCTGGGCATCAAAGCAGCAGTACATGGTGCAGGATGTGCGTGTTGAGGCACTGCTGCCTGAAGCCAAGGCGAGGCTGGAGCTCTTCCAGTCCAGAGCATCCAGGTGA